A single window of Paenibacillus sp. SYP-B4298 DNA harbors:
- a CDS encoding glycerol-3-phosphate responsive antiterminator, producing the protein MYPIVDLVEHQVIAAVEKEDGLEEALQSRCNVIFLLCGTIFTVQALVERIKQAGKHVFVHMEFVEGIAADRSGVTYIAHTVRPTGIISTKSAVIRLAREQGLMTIQRIFLIDRSALERGVKSAETSKPDAIEAMPGIMPRIIGELTQMTELPIVAGGLISTGREIDDTLQAGALAVSAGSPVLWNHEVKAAAVYEEDGR; encoded by the coding sequence ATGTATCCGATCGTTGATCTAGTGGAGCATCAGGTGATTGCGGCTGTGGAGAAGGAGGATGGGCTGGAGGAAGCGCTGCAGAGCAGGTGCAACGTTATTTTTCTCCTATGCGGTACGATCTTCACGGTGCAAGCGTTGGTGGAGCGAATCAAGCAGGCGGGCAAGCATGTATTTGTCCATATGGAGTTTGTGGAGGGCATTGCGGCTGACCGCAGCGGCGTGACCTATATAGCGCACACGGTGCGGCCAACAGGTATCATCTCAACCAAAAGCGCTGTTATCCGGCTCGCCAGGGAGCAGGGACTGATGACGATTCAGCGCATCTTCCTGATCGATCGCAGTGCACTTGAGCGCGGGGTGAAGAGCGCGGAGACGAGCAAGCCGGATGCGATCGAAGCGATGCCGGGCATTATGCCACGAATTATTGGTGAGCTGACGCAGATGACCGAGCTGCCGATTGTTGCCGGTGGTCTGATCAGTACAGGGAGAGAGATCGATGACACGCTCCAGGCCGGGGCGCTCGCTGTATCGGCAGGCAGCCCGGTGCTGTGGAA